In one Agrobacterium tumefaciens genomic region, the following are encoded:
- a CDS encoding AbrB family transcriptional regulator encodes MIIKPEFHTFALTALVGSMGALVASLLNIPAPFLSGPALAVTITGLAGVRLGIPAFIRNACFVVVGISMGTSVTPSVIDAAKTWPLSFVVVLVAVVIMLYVAYWILHYGFGYDRTTAMLGASPGHLSYIISLGAETKSDLATVSIVQSVRVLALTLSVPLIVEYFDLVSTEPLIVNPPMGLFTLALTIGASLAMGWLFLRWKFPAALLLGGVAVSIGTHITGLTEGGVPTWLSLPVYVLIGCLIGTRFSNVSLMDVRKGFLAGFVVTIAVMVIAGSIAWMISGITGVPLNAVMIAYSPGGLETMAAMAVMMHADTAYVGSHHVLRLLFLSVLMPLVMGKDARKQDDKT; translated from the coding sequence ATGATCATCAAGCCTGAATTCCATACATTTGCGCTTACCGCGCTTGTCGGCAGCATGGGTGCGCTCGTCGCCAGCCTCCTCAATATCCCGGCCCCCTTTCTTTCCGGCCCGGCACTCGCCGTGACGATCACGGGACTGGCCGGCGTGAGGCTCGGAATTCCCGCCTTCATCCGCAATGCCTGTTTCGTCGTTGTCGGCATTTCGATGGGAACGAGCGTCACGCCTTCGGTCATCGATGCTGCAAAAACATGGCCCCTGAGCTTCGTCGTCGTGCTCGTCGCCGTCGTCATCATGCTTTATGTCGCCTACTGGATCCTGCATTACGGCTTCGGATACGACCGCACCACGGCGATGCTCGGCGCTTCGCCCGGGCACCTCAGCTACATCATCAGCCTTGGCGCGGAGACAAAAAGTGACCTTGCGACGGTCAGTATCGTGCAAAGCGTGCGGGTGCTGGCGCTCACCCTTTCCGTGCCGCTGATCGTCGAATATTTCGACCTCGTCAGCACGGAGCCGCTCATCGTCAACCCGCCGATGGGTCTTTTCACACTGGCGCTGACCATTGGCGCATCCCTTGCTATGGGATGGCTCTTCCTGCGATGGAAATTTCCGGCAGCCCTGCTGCTCGGCGGTGTTGCCGTGTCCATCGGCACCCATATTACCGGCCTCACCGAGGGCGGTGTTCCGACCTGGCTCAGCCTGCCGGTCTATGTGCTGATCGGCTGTCTCATCGGTACGCGCTTTTCGAATGTATCCCTGATGGACGTTCGGAAAGGCTTTCTGGCGGGTTTCGTCGTCACCATCGCCGTGATGGTGATCGCCGGAAGCATTGCCTGGATGATTTCCGGCATCACCGGCGTTCCGCTCAATGCCGTGATGATCGCCTATTCGCCGGGCGGCCTTGAAACCATGGCGGCCATGGCGGTGATGATGCATGCCGATACCGCCTATGTCGGGTCGCATCATGTTCTGAGGCTTCTGTTCCTGTCCGTCCTCATGCCGCTCGTCATGGGCAAGGACGCACGCAAGCAGGACGACAAAACCTGA
- the rirA gene encoding iron-responsive transcriptional regulator RirA, whose amino-acid sequence MRLTKQTNYAVRMLMYCAANEGKLSRIPEIARAYGVSELFLFKILQPLNKAGLVETVRGRNGGVRLGKPAEKISLFDVVKVTEDSFAMAECFEDGAVECPLVDSCGLNSALRKALNAFFDVLTEYSIDDLVKARPQINFLLGIDTEMPKVAAPLPAA is encoded by the coding sequence ATGCGTTTGACCAAACAGACCAACTATGCCGTTCGCATGTTGATGTATTGCGCCGCGAATGAAGGTAAGCTGAGCCGCATTCCGGAGATTGCACGGGCTTACGGCGTCTCTGAGCTGTTCCTTTTCAAAATTCTGCAGCCGCTCAACAAGGCCGGCCTGGTGGAAACCGTGCGCGGCCGCAATGGCGGCGTGCGTCTTGGCAAGCCTGCAGAAAAGATCAGCCTGTTTGACGTGGTGAAGGTGACGGAAGACAGCTTTGCGATGGCGGAATGCTTCGAGGATGGCGCTGTGGAATGTCCGCTTGTGGACAGCTGCGGGCTGAACTCAGCACTTCGCAAGGCGCTCAATGCCTTCTTTGACGTGTTGACGGAATATTCGATCGACGATCTCGTCAAGGCACGGCCGCAGATCAACTTCCTGCTCGGGATCGATACGGAAATGCCGAAAGTTGCCGCTCCTCTGCCGGCTGCCTGA
- a CDS encoding Fe(3+) ABC transporter substrate-binding protein, which yields MEAFVMASLKSCFSAAVFSGLTMVLAAPAAFAEGEVNVYSYRQPELIQPLLDAFTKETGIETNVLFLDKGLVERIQAEGVNSPADILLTVDIARLVEAKEGGVTQPVLNDPVIEKDIPANLRDPQGEWFGLTTRGRVVYASRERVTQKDITYEELADPKWKGKICIRDGQHSYNIALIASMIAHHGVDYTRTWLTGLKNNLARKPDGTDRSQAKSIFSGECDIALGNTYYVGLMLTNDREPEEKEWAGSVRVIFPNAGDRGTHVNISGMALTKYAPNKDNALKLMEFLASREAQEIYAKQVFEYPVLPGAEPSDVVKGFGPINPDKLPLTDIAAHRKQASELVDEVGFNDGPTN from the coding sequence ATGGAGGCATTCGTAATGGCAAGCTTGAAATCATGTTTTTCCGCTGCCGTTTTTTCCGGGTTGACGATGGTTCTGGCCGCGCCCGCCGCTTTTGCGGAGGGTGAGGTAAACGTCTATTCCTATCGACAGCCGGAGCTGATCCAGCCGTTGCTCGATGCCTTCACGAAAGAAACGGGCATAGAGACCAACGTTCTTTTCCTCGATAAGGGACTGGTGGAGCGCATTCAGGCCGAGGGGGTCAATTCGCCGGCCGATATTCTGCTGACGGTCGATATTGCCCGTCTCGTCGAGGCGAAGGAAGGCGGTGTCACGCAGCCGGTGCTGAACGATCCCGTCATCGAGAAGGATATTCCGGCCAATCTGCGCGATCCGCAGGGCGAATGGTTCGGCCTGACGACGCGTGGCCGGGTTGTTTATGCTTCCAGGGAACGGGTGACCCAGAAGGACATCACCTATGAGGAGCTCGCCGATCCGAAATGGAAGGGCAAGATCTGCATTCGCGACGGCCAGCATTCCTACAATATTGCGCTGATCGCCTCGATGATCGCCCACCACGGCGTTGATTATACCCGCACATGGCTGACCGGCCTGAAGAACAACCTGGCGCGCAAGCCTGACGGAACCGACCGCAGCCAGGCAAAATCGATCTTTTCAGGCGAGTGCGATATTGCGCTCGGCAATACCTATTATGTCGGCCTGATGCTGACCAACGACCGCGAGCCGGAAGAAAAGGAATGGGCGGGATCGGTGCGGGTGATCTTTCCCAATGCGGGTGATCGCGGCACGCATGTGAATATTTCCGGCATGGCGCTGACGAAATACGCGCCCAACAAGGACAATGCGCTGAAGCTGATGGAATTCCTCGCCTCGCGCGAAGCACAGGAAATCTATGCCAAGCAGGTCTTCGAATATCCGGTCCTGCCCGGCGCGGAGCCTTCCGATGTGGTGAAGGGCTTCGGCCCCATTAATCCGGACAAGCTGCCGCTGACGGATATCGCCGCCCATCGCAAACAGGCATCCGAGCTGGTGGATGAAGTCGGTTTCAACGACGGCCCAACCAATTGA
- a CDS encoding M48 family metallopeptidase, whose amino-acid sequence MVSDTGETVSGEWHAARSNLSSAARLKLGGTVLLVLDAGDNHVRTQAEINTVEISHRVGAIPRELHFPDGSLFETRDNDGVDRLLGRHITKRAGFVHWLEQFRPRLVGIAAAAVLLAYSTYKLALPALVEVAVAVTPPIVPQVMSASTLQAFDKTVFSPSALPQPEQDAIRSDFAKIVAHAEGSPEDYKLNFREGGYIGPNAFALPDGTIVLTDELVELAGDDRQMIIGVLAHEIGHVEYQHSLRQLYRAAGVAGLVMLIAGDVGSAMEDILTQGGGLLALSHSRDAERQADQRSVELMRKAGLDPTAIERFFALLEEKLGDKSGTSIVSTHPGTPERRKAILDYNASLDEKPAGN is encoded by the coding sequence TTGGTTTCTGATACCGGAGAAACCGTTTCGGGCGAGTGGCATGCCGCTCGCTCAAACCTTTCGAGCGCCGCCAGGTTAAAACTTGGCGGCACTGTCCTTCTCGTGCTCGACGCCGGGGACAACCATGTCAGAACCCAGGCCGAGATAAATACGGTTGAGATCAGCCATCGGGTCGGGGCCATTCCCCGCGAGCTGCACTTTCCTGACGGCTCGCTCTTTGAAACACGCGACAATGATGGCGTGGACCGGCTGCTCGGCCGGCACATCACGAAACGTGCCGGCTTTGTGCATTGGCTGGAACAATTTCGCCCGCGGCTGGTCGGCATCGCGGCCGCGGCCGTTCTTCTCGCCTACAGTACCTACAAGCTTGCTCTTCCGGCCCTCGTGGAAGTGGCGGTTGCCGTCACGCCGCCAATCGTTCCGCAGGTCATGTCGGCCAGCACGCTGCAGGCCTTCGACAAGACGGTGTTTTCTCCGAGCGCCCTGCCGCAGCCGGAACAGGACGCGATCCGTTCAGACTTCGCAAAGATCGTCGCCCATGCTGAAGGCTCGCCCGAGGACTACAAGCTGAATTTTCGCGAAGGCGGCTATATCGGCCCCAATGCTTTTGCGCTTCCGGACGGCACCATTGTTCTGACGGATGAGCTGGTGGAGCTGGCCGGTGACGACAGGCAGATGATCATCGGGGTTCTTGCGCATGAAATCGGCCATGTCGAATATCAACACAGCCTGCGGCAGCTCTATCGCGCCGCCGGCGTCGCCGGTCTCGTCATGCTGATTGCCGGCGATGTCGGTTCGGCCATGGAAGATATTCTCACCCAGGGCGGCGGCCTTCTGGCTTTATCGCATTCGCGCGACGCCGAACGGCAGGCCGACCAGCGCTCCGTGGAATTGATGCGCAAGGCCGGGTTGGATCCCACCGCGATAGAGCGTTTCTTTGCGCTTCTTGAGGAAAAACTCGGCGACAAGAGCGGCACCAGCATCGTGTCCACCCATCCCGGTACGCCGGAAAGGCGCAAGGCTATCCTCGACTACAATGCGTCTCTGGACGAAAAGCCGGCGGGAAATTGA
- a CDS encoding DUF898 domain-containing protein, which translates to MSDISVRADQRGIERGSFTGNAKEYFGIWIVNILLTIITIGIYSAWAKVRRKRYFNGNTVLAGRAFGYHATGGQIFKGRLIAFAFIVISQLVGLIHPFLVFLPLILLMIFFPWLITRSIRFNARVTSYRNVRFDFVGTAGGAFVSILLGGLVALFSFGILAPLASRWANRYIFSNLRYGDRPFTADPKIGALYRVWIIPAIMVVIGSVVVGFFGIAAFAANSAMLEDETTAMVTALASLYIGLFGAFLVYGLAGVVYRTGVRNVVISSMLLDGKHDLHSDLHRGRYLWIVISNLIVTVFTFGLMRPWAAVREARYTVERTAIRFNGDVGEVLSSMEATGAAVSAEYMDMEGFEFGF; encoded by the coding sequence ATGAGTGACATCTCTGTCCGTGCGGATCAGCGCGGGATCGAACGCGGCTCCTTCACCGGAAACGCGAAGGAATATTTCGGAATCTGGATCGTCAATATCCTTCTGACGATCATCACCATCGGCATCTATTCCGCCTGGGCGAAGGTGCGCCGCAAGCGTTACTTCAACGGCAATACCGTGCTTGCCGGCCGCGCCTTCGGTTATCACGCCACCGGCGGACAAATCTTCAAGGGCCGCCTGATCGCCTTTGCCTTCATCGTCATCTCGCAGCTTGTTGGCCTCATCCATCCGTTTCTGGTCTTCCTGCCGTTGATCCTGCTGATGATCTTCTTTCCCTGGCTGATCACACGCAGCATCCGTTTTAATGCGCGGGTGACGAGCTATCGCAATGTGCGCTTCGATTTCGTCGGTACCGCCGGCGGGGCTTTCGTTTCCATTCTGCTCGGCGGCCTGGTCGCGCTCTTTTCCTTCGGCATTCTGGCGCCTCTGGCCAGCCGTTGGGCGAACCGCTACATTTTCAGCAATCTGCGTTATGGTGATCGCCCGTTCACTGCCGATCCCAAGATCGGCGCGCTTTACCGGGTCTGGATCATTCCCGCCATCATGGTGGTGATCGGCAGCGTCGTGGTCGGCTTCTTCGGCATTGCTGCCTTTGCCGCCAACAGCGCGATGCTCGAAGATGAGACGACTGCCATGGTGACTGCGCTTGCCTCTCTCTATATCGGTCTTTTTGGCGCATTTCTCGTCTATGGCCTTGCCGGCGTGGTTTATCGCACCGGTGTTCGCAACGTCGTCATCTCGTCCATGTTGCTTGACGGAAAGCACGACCTGCACAGCGACCTTCACCGCGGCCGTTACCTCTGGATCGTCATCTCCAACCTGATCGTCACCGTTTTCACCTTCGGCCTGATGCGGCCTTGGGCGGCGGTGCGCGAGGCGCGTTACACCGTCGAGCGCACGGCAATCCGTTTCAACGGCGATGTGGGCGAGGTACTCTCCTCCATGGAGGCGACGGGTGCGGCCGTCAGCGCCGAATATATGGATATGGAAGGTTTCGAATTTGGTTTCTGA
- a CDS encoding CoA-acylating methylmalonate-semialdehyde dehydrogenase, with protein MKEIGHFINGKHVPGTSGRTSNVYNPATGEVQATVALASDAELRAAVESAKAAQPKWAATNPQRRARVFFKFVELLNRDMNELAVLLSSEHGKTVEDSKGDIVRGLEVCEFVCGIPHLQKGEFTEGAGPAIDMYSIRQPVGIGAGITPFNFPGMIPMWMFAPAIACGNAFILKPSERDPSLPIRLAELMIEAGLPAGILNVVNGDKGAVDAILTDPDIGAVSFVGSTPIARYVYGTAAMNGKRAQCFGGAKNHMIIMPDADLDQAVNALMGAGYGSAGERCMAVSVAVPVGEETANRLVEKLIPQIEALKIGPYTDDKADMGPLVTKEAQTRVKGLIDSGVEQGAKLLVDGRDFKLQGYEDGYFVGGCLFDHVTPDMDIYKTEIFGPVLSVVRAKNYEDALELPMKHEYGNGVAIYTRDGDAARDFASRVNIGMIGINVPIPVPLAYHSFGGWKASSFGDLNQHGTDSIKFWTKTKTITSRWPSGIKSGAEFVMPTMK; from the coding sequence ATGAAGGAAATCGGTCATTTCATTAACGGCAAGCATGTGCCCGGTACCAGCGGCCGCACATCGAATGTCTACAACCCGGCCACCGGCGAAGTGCAGGCAACCGTTGCGCTTGCCAGCGACGCCGAACTGCGCGCCGCCGTTGAAAGCGCCAAGGCGGCGCAGCCCAAGTGGGCGGCCACCAACCCGCAGCGCCGCGCCCGCGTTTTCTTCAAGTTCGTCGAACTTCTGAACCGCGACATGAACGAGCTGGCTGTGCTGCTCTCCAGCGAGCACGGCAAGACCGTCGAGGATTCCAAGGGCGATATCGTGCGCGGCCTTGAAGTCTGCGAATTCGTCTGCGGCATTCCGCATCTGCAGAAGGGTGAGTTCACCGAAGGCGCCGGCCCGGCCATCGACATGTATTCGATCCGCCAGCCGGTCGGCATTGGCGCAGGCATTACGCCGTTCAACTTCCCCGGCATGATCCCGATGTGGATGTTTGCGCCGGCGATTGCCTGCGGTAACGCCTTCATCCTCAAGCCTTCCGAGCGCGACCCGTCGCTGCCGATCCGTCTTGCCGAACTGATGATCGAGGCCGGTCTTCCGGCTGGTATTCTCAACGTCGTCAACGGCGACAAGGGCGCTGTCGACGCCATCCTGACCGATCCGGATATCGGCGCTGTATCCTTCGTCGGCTCGACGCCGATCGCCCGCTACGTCTACGGCACAGCCGCCATGAACGGCAAGCGCGCGCAGTGCTTCGGCGGCGCGAAGAACCACATGATCATCATGCCGGACGCCGATCTCGATCAGGCGGTGAACGCACTGATGGGCGCGGGTTACGGTTCGGCCGGCGAGCGCTGCATGGCCGTTTCCGTTGCGGTTCCGGTTGGCGAAGAGACGGCAAACCGTCTCGTTGAAAAACTTATCCCCCAGATCGAAGCATTGAAGATCGGCCCCTATACCGACGACAAGGCCGATATGGGCCCGCTCGTCACCAAAGAAGCGCAGACGCGCGTCAAGGGCCTGATCGACAGCGGCGTCGAACAGGGCGCGAAGCTTCTGGTCGATGGCCGCGACTTCAAGCTGCAGGGCTATGAGGACGGCTATTTCGTCGGCGGCTGCCTGTTTGACCACGTCACTCCTGATATGGACATCTACAAGACGGAAATCTTCGGACCCGTTCTCTCCGTCGTTCGCGCCAAGAACTACGAAGACGCGCTGGAACTGCCGATGAAGCATGAATATGGCAACGGTGTCGCGATCTACACCCGCGACGGCGATGCCGCCCGCGACTTCGCAAGCCGCGTGAATATCGGCATGATCGGCATCAACGTTCCGATCCCGGTTCCGCTTGCCTATCACTCCTTCGGCGGCTGGAAGGCTTCGAGCTTCGGCGACCTCAACCAGCACGGCACGGATTCGATCAAGTTCTGGACGAAGACCAAGACGATCACCTCGCGCTGGCCGTCCGGTATCAAATCGGGCGCTGAATTCGTCATGCCGACGATGAAATAA
- a CDS encoding LysR family transcriptional regulator produces MNWDDVRLFLSVARSGQFLSAARKLGVNHATLSRRISALEAAIGTQLFLRSTNGCELTEEGQRLLAGAERMETEMLNAQANLGRVDTAVAGTVRIGAPDGLGVSFLAPRLGRLTARYPELKIQLVPVPRSFSLSQREADIAITIERPEQGRLMFSKLTDYSLGLYASEAYLAEYGAPADVEALKRHRRIGYVEDLIFSPSLNYTGEIMRDWDAAFEISSATGQTEAVRSGAGIGILHNYIAGQYPELLRIMPHLGISRSYWTAYHESARQLVRVRTVVDFLQELVAEERRIFT; encoded by the coding sequence GTGAACTGGGATGATGTGCGTTTGTTTCTAAGCGTTGCGCGAAGCGGCCAGTTTCTTTCGGCAGCGAGAAAGCTTGGCGTCAACCATGCCACCCTCAGCCGGCGCATTTCCGCACTGGAAGCGGCCATCGGCACGCAGCTGTTTTTGCGAAGCACCAATGGCTGCGAGCTGACGGAAGAAGGCCAGCGCCTTCTTGCCGGGGCCGAGCGCATGGAAACCGAAATGCTGAACGCCCAGGCAAATCTCGGCCGGGTCGATACGGCTGTGGCGGGAACGGTGCGTATCGGCGCACCGGATGGTCTCGGCGTGTCCTTTCTCGCGCCTCGGCTTGGCAGGCTCACGGCACGGTATCCCGAGCTGAAGATCCAGCTTGTGCCGGTGCCGCGCTCATTCTCCTTGTCGCAGCGCGAGGCCGATATCGCCATCACCATCGAAAGGCCGGAGCAGGGCAGGCTGATGTTTTCAAAACTCACCGACTATTCGCTGGGGCTGTACGCATCGGAGGCCTATCTCGCTGAATACGGAGCGCCGGCGGATGTCGAGGCACTGAAGCGCCATCGCCGCATCGGTTACGTGGAGGACCTGATCTTTTCACCCTCCCTGAACTACACCGGCGAGATCATGCGCGATTGGGATGCCGCCTTTGAAATCTCCAGCGCCACAGGCCAGACGGAGGCGGTGCGCTCCGGCGCCGGTATCGGTATCCTGCATAATTACATCGCCGGGCAATATCCCGAACTTCTGCGGATCATGCCACATCTCGGTATCAGCCGGTCCTACTGGACGGCCTATCACGAGTCCGCCCGCCAATTGGTTCGGGTCCGCACCGTGGTCGATTTTCTTCAGGAACTCGTAGCCGAAGAACGGCGAATCTTCACCTGA